A DNA window from Rubripirellula tenax contains the following coding sequences:
- a CDS encoding efflux RND transporter periplasmic adaptor subunit, with protein MRITTKNEFKPTFATEMQLVGLGFVAALLLTVGNASGSEIEAFTEPLRVVDVPAAEVGVIEKIHVREGDDVSQRQWLAQLEDHVLQASLELARAAKDATGSKMAAETDLAVRRKQLESYRELNSQGNASQRELDRSEGDFNQAAARMQNVQEELEVRRLEFERVKTQINQRRIESPIDGVVVEINKEIGEFVSPHDPVVMRIVELDSLKATFSVPMANIGGIRAGQEVSLRFSSDEQTCDGIIEFVSPVADPESASVPVKVRIPNRDRKVPSGVVCRWDLTVREPANRSARSMPVVSPEPSTR; from the coding sequence ATGAGAATCACGACGAAAAACGAATTCAAGCCAACCTTTGCAACCGAAATGCAGTTGGTCGGTCTGGGCTTCGTTGCCGCCCTGCTCTTGACGGTTGGGAACGCTTCAGGATCCGAAATCGAAGCGTTCACGGAACCCCTTCGTGTTGTCGACGTGCCTGCGGCAGAAGTAGGTGTGATCGAGAAAATTCACGTTCGCGAGGGAGACGACGTTTCGCAGCGACAATGGCTGGCCCAATTGGAAGACCATGTCTTGCAAGCGTCGTTGGAACTCGCCCGCGCCGCGAAAGACGCCACCGGTTCAAAAATGGCGGCCGAAACGGACTTGGCTGTCCGTCGAAAGCAACTCGAAAGCTATCGTGAACTTAATTCGCAGGGAAACGCATCGCAGCGAGAGCTCGATCGATCGGAAGGCGACTTCAATCAAGCCGCCGCTCGAATGCAAAACGTGCAAGAAGAGTTGGAGGTTCGGCGGTTGGAGTTTGAACGCGTCAAAACGCAAATCAATCAACGACGGATCGAATCTCCCATCGACGGTGTCGTGGTCGAGATCAACAAAGAAATCGGTGAATTCGTTTCGCCGCATGATCCCGTCGTGATGCGGATCGTCGAACTCGATTCACTGAAAGCAACCTTTTCCGTGCCCATGGCCAACATTGGCGGCATTCGCGCAGGTCAAGAAGTATCGCTTCGCTTTTCTAGTGATGAACAAACATGCGATGGAATCATCGAATTTGTTTCGCCGGTGGCTGATCCCGAAAGTGCGTCCGTACCGGTGAAGGTGCGAATCCCCAACCGAGACCGAAAGGTCCCCAGCGGTGTCGTTTGTCGTTGGGATTTGACGGTTCGCGAGCCCGCCAACCGATCGGCGCGTTCGATGCCGGTCGTTTCGCCTGAACCATCGACTCGATAA
- a CDS encoding preprotein translocase subunit SecA, with amino-acid sequence MIGFLQNFVETKSVKDHLVAAHQKQRQLDSPDRIASLLSQVKDVSRTLRGVSAADLLDHGHRLRRMSVTAERTSKQASANDQRDALLVLALAGMVESVRQHLSLEMFDTQVSGAICVAQGAVVEMQTGEGKTLSAAAAAFAKSIDGQGVHVATPSAYLANRDQSRMERVFAALGATVSVINDADAAADRRDAYAADITYAAGHVFGFDYLRDQVALGDAVHLELGDRTLARLSGHDGSESRLQRGLSVAIVDEIDQVLIDDAVSPLLLSSSETGEASDACIHAEAMRWSDRLLNGRDFTVSNGNAIDLTDVGYHDAYENTAAVVHPKLKRPWHDYVVLALRAKYCYRSNVHYIVRDGQLHLLDSSTGRIHPDRSWSGGLHQAIQMREGLTVEPESQPIARITRQRFFRNYAFVGGMTGTADGCRHELGSVYGLPVVCLPTRTATKRTILPTHLSKTRSEKCNAIAHDAIKLADQGRAVLIGTLSISASWEVAAAIVERGSVCQVLNGVQDEDEASVIAKAGRRGCITVATNMAGRGTDILVDPAVVAIGGLHVIVVEHHSLARVDRQLIGRGARCGDPGTARFYVSADDDLIVNDAPWIARSIQRYAHRERQDRQAIDEAIRQAQHQFQRRQTSQRMRLLRADHDDEKLWNVDASSPRGCIQL; translated from the coding sequence ATGATCGGGTTCTTGCAGAACTTCGTTGAAACAAAATCCGTGAAGGATCACTTGGTTGCTGCGCATCAGAAACAACGTCAATTGGATTCGCCCGATCGTATCGCGTCCTTGCTGAGTCAAGTCAAGGATGTATCGCGAACGCTTCGCGGTGTGTCGGCGGCCGATCTGTTGGACCACGGCCACCGGTTGCGCCGCATGTCGGTGACGGCCGAGCGGACATCGAAGCAAGCATCGGCAAACGATCAACGCGATGCATTGTTGGTGTTGGCGTTGGCCGGGATGGTGGAATCCGTTCGTCAGCATCTTTCGTTGGAGATGTTCGATACGCAAGTTTCTGGCGCAATCTGCGTCGCCCAAGGTGCCGTTGTCGAAATGCAAACGGGCGAGGGAAAGACGTTGTCGGCCGCGGCCGCCGCGTTCGCAAAGTCGATTGACGGACAGGGGGTCCACGTTGCAACGCCGAGCGCCTACCTGGCGAACCGCGACCAGAGCCGAATGGAAAGAGTCTTCGCCGCTTTGGGCGCGACGGTATCGGTGATCAACGATGCTGATGCCGCCGCGGATCGTCGCGACGCGTACGCCGCGGATATCACCTATGCGGCCGGACACGTGTTCGGTTTCGACTATCTGCGTGACCAAGTGGCGTTGGGAGATGCGGTGCATCTTGAACTGGGTGACCGCACACTGGCTCGATTGAGCGGACACGACGGAAGCGAAAGCCGGTTGCAAAGGGGATTGAGTGTTGCCATCGTCGACGAGATCGACCAAGTGTTGATTGATGACGCGGTGTCACCGCTCTTACTTAGCAGTAGCGAAACGGGCGAGGCTTCGGACGCGTGCATTCATGCCGAAGCGATGCGCTGGTCCGATCGGCTCTTGAACGGGCGTGATTTCACCGTTTCCAACGGGAATGCGATCGACCTTACCGATGTGGGCTATCACGATGCCTACGAAAATACCGCGGCGGTGGTCCATCCGAAGTTGAAGCGACCATGGCACGACTATGTGGTCCTCGCGCTGCGGGCAAAATATTGTTACCGATCCAATGTCCATTACATTGTTCGTGACGGCCAGTTGCACCTTTTGGATTCGTCAACGGGGCGGATTCATCCCGATCGTTCTTGGTCGGGAGGTTTGCATCAAGCGATTCAGATGCGTGAGGGGTTAACGGTCGAGCCCGAGTCGCAACCCATTGCCAGAATCACACGTCAGCGATTCTTCCGAAACTATGCATTCGTGGGTGGAATGACGGGCACGGCGGATGGGTGCCGGCACGAGCTTGGTTCCGTCTACGGTTTGCCCGTCGTTTGCTTGCCCACGCGAACCGCGACGAAGCGGACGATACTTCCGACGCACCTGTCGAAGACTCGATCGGAGAAGTGCAACGCGATTGCCCACGACGCGATCAAGTTGGCCGATCAAGGACGCGCCGTTTTGATCGGGACGCTCAGTATTTCCGCAAGTTGGGAAGTCGCCGCCGCGATCGTCGAGCGAGGGTCCGTGTGTCAGGTTCTTAACGGCGTTCAAGACGAGGACGAAGCCTCGGTCATAGCGAAGGCCGGTCGCCGCGGATGCATCACGGTTGCAACGAACATGGCAGGCCGTGGAACGGACATCCTGGTGGATCCTGCCGTCGTCGCAATCGGTGGTTTGCACGTCATCGTCGTCGAACACCATTCGCTGGCTCGGGTCGACCGCCAACTGATTGGACGCGGGGCACGGTGCGGAGACCCGGGGACGGCAAGATTCTATGTTTCGGCCGACGATGACTTGATCGTCAATGACGCTCCCTGGATCGCGCGATCGATCCAGCGATACGCTCACCGTGAACGACAAGATCGACAAGCCATTGACGAAGCGATTCGCCAGGCTCAACACCAATTCCAACGACGTCAAACGAGTCAGCGAATGCGTCTGCTGCGCGCCGACCACGACGACGAAAAGCTATGGAATGTCGATGCGAGCTCACCTCGCGGATGCATCCAACTTTGA
- a CDS encoding TolC family protein, producing the protein MPPSGLAVSGVPLADIPPAVSPGPFRGQLNSYLARADGLPDAPDATIPFESIAPSEFVHLDAWWDALLTQPLGFSPECLAVDVATLAQTAISSSPYVRGILTDPGIRRRDLVIADANFDSLAFVEGKFADTNEPIGSLLTTGSAFGRFRDEKFSSSAGLRKKNRSGAEWELVQRGGFQDNNSTFLVPNPQGTTRMELNVTQPLMKDRGRAVNNIRVLLADIDVKLATTETRSDLEDHLVDVARAYWNLYQARANWLQRSRLLDSAAELATILRARGEVDSFQRQILRAEAAVASRRSDLVRSETAIRNAQAELRLLTGDPRLIQSARWEVLPAERPLAEAVALSTRQATLTALDNRSDIAGAIRKVQATSAGVGVAKNQVLPRLDLILSTYVAGLDTNNDAFGAFVNQFSDGRPSYAAGLLFERPVGNRAAEARLDRNRLELTRSVFEFQQVAEEAFTEVEVAVRETRTSFQEMIAKKQAIDAAGREVAYLKERWKWLPDPNESAVLLIEDLLDAQQRLANEEGGFVAAQTSYAMSWVQLRHTMGVLLRVEDSLPVASTKSDQGPLP; encoded by the coding sequence ATGCCACCTTCCGGTTTGGCGGTTTCTGGCGTTCCGCTCGCCGATATTCCACCCGCCGTTTCGCCGGGGCCCTTTCGAGGGCAATTGAATTCATACCTTGCCCGAGCGGACGGATTGCCCGATGCGCCCGACGCAACGATACCGTTTGAGTCCATCGCCCCATCGGAATTCGTGCATCTGGATGCATGGTGGGATGCGTTACTGACACAGCCCCTTGGCTTTTCGCCGGAATGCCTTGCCGTGGACGTGGCGACACTGGCACAAACCGCAATCTCTTCGTCACCCTATGTGCGAGGCATCTTGACCGATCCAGGGATCCGACGAAGAGATCTGGTGATTGCGGACGCCAACTTCGACTCGCTCGCATTCGTGGAAGGAAAATTCGCGGATACGAACGAACCGATCGGAAGTCTGTTGACCACGGGGTCGGCGTTCGGACGTTTTCGAGACGAGAAGTTCTCGTCGTCGGCCGGTTTGCGAAAGAAGAATCGGTCCGGCGCAGAATGGGAACTTGTTCAGCGTGGCGGCTTTCAAGACAACAACTCGACGTTCCTTGTCCCAAATCCACAAGGGACGACGCGGATGGAGTTGAACGTAACTCAGCCGTTGATGAAAGATCGCGGCCGCGCGGTCAACAACATTCGCGTGCTGTTGGCGGACATTGATGTCAAGTTGGCTACCACCGAAACACGCAGCGATCTAGAAGACCACCTGGTCGATGTCGCGCGGGCCTATTGGAACTTGTATCAAGCGCGTGCGAATTGGTTGCAACGTAGTCGGTTGCTCGATAGCGCGGCCGAGTTGGCGACGATTCTTCGTGCTCGTGGCGAAGTGGACTCCTTTCAACGCCAGATTCTAAGGGCGGAAGCCGCAGTGGCGTCACGTCGATCGGATCTGGTTCGAAGCGAAACTGCGATTCGAAATGCGCAGGCCGAATTAAGATTGCTGACCGGTGATCCGCGACTGATTCAATCGGCGCGATGGGAAGTTCTGCCCGCCGAACGACCGTTGGCCGAAGCCGTTGCTTTGTCGACACGCCAGGCCACACTGACGGCCCTCGACAACCGTTCGGACATTGCCGGCGCGATTCGGAAGGTCCAGGCGACGTCGGCTGGGGTGGGTGTCGCGAAGAATCAAGTTTTGCCGCGACTCGATTTGATCCTTAGCACCTATGTTGCCGGGTTGGATACCAACAACGACGCTTTCGGGGCTTTCGTCAATCAGTTCTCCGACGGCAGACCAAGCTATGCGGCTGGTCTGTTGTTTGAACGACCGGTCGGGAATCGAGCCGCGGAAGCAAGGCTCGATCGCAATCGACTGGAACTGACTCGATCGGTATTCGAGTTTCAACAGGTTGCCGAAGAAGCGTTCACCGAAGTGGAAGTCGCCGTTCGCGAAACACGAACTTCATTTCAAGAAATGATTGCTAAGAAGCAAGCGATCGACGCGGCTGGACGGGAGGTGGCGTACCTGAAAGAACGTTGGAAGTGGTTGCCCGATCCGAACGAGTCGGCGGTTTTGTTGATCGAGGATTTGTTGGACGCACAGCAGCGTCTTGCAAATGAAGAAGGTGGATTCGTCGCAGCGCAGACTTCGTATGCGATGTCGTGGGTCCAGTTGCGGCACACGATGGGAGTCCTGCTTCGAGTCGAAGACTCGTTGCCTGTGGCTAGCACAAAATCCGATCAGGGGCCGCTACCATGA